The DNA segment GAATCACTTCAAGAGGTTGACCAGTGCGCTCTGCTAAAATGCCATTTAATTTTTCACGAAGGAAAAGAATTCGCTTAGCTGCGATTTCAATTTCAGTTGCCTGACCTTGAGCACCGCCAAGTGGCTGGTGAATCATAACTTCAGCATTTGGAAGGGCAAAACGCTTACCCTTTGCACCTGCAGCAAGAAGGAATGCACCCATAGAGGCAGCCATACCGATACATACTGTTGAAACATCTGCTTTAATATATTGCATGGTGTCATAAATAGCCATTCCGGATGTGATGCTTCCGCCTGGGCTGTTGATATAAAGAGTAATATCCTTTTCAGGATTTTCAGCTTCAAGGAATAATAATTGGGCAACAATGCTGTTAGCTACATGATCATCGATCGCGCTTCCAAGCATAATAATCCGGTCTTTTAGTAGGCGGGAGTAAATGTCATATGCTCTTTCGCCACGGTTTGTTTGTTCAATTACTGTAGGGATTAAATTCATGTTTCTTCCTCCTTTTGAATAGAAAGGTAAAAATATTATGTATTGTTATCATACACTGGATGGTCAATAAAGGTCAAACGGTTTGACTTAAATTTGTTCGACAGCTTTCCCTAATTCATCATACCCACTTCACATATTTTTAAACCCAATCCCTACTTGCAAATTGCATTGTAATGGCATATAATATGTAAGTC comes from the Neobacillus sp. PS2-9 genome and includes:
- the clpP gene encoding ATP-dependent Clp endopeptidase proteolytic subunit ClpP is translated as MNLIPTVIEQTNRGERAYDIYSRLLKDRIIMLGSAIDDHVANSIVAQLLFLEAENPEKDITLYINSPGGSITSGMAIYDTMQYIKADVSTVCIGMAASMGAFLLAAGAKGKRFALPNAEVMIHQPLGGAQGQATEIEIAAKRILFLREKLNGILAERTGQPLEVIQKDTDRDNFMTAERAKEYGLIDSIISRKPTDSAEKK